TCTCtaagtataaaatatacatattgttGTAAAGTACTGAAGCTTAGTTGTACActcaatatacaggcagtccccgggttacgacgggggctCCGTTCTTAAcgcgttgtaagccaaaaatcgtcgtaagctggaacatcgtcaaaaatcctaagaaaatcttacttttaatgctttgggtacattaaaaagtatgtaaactgcattcttattgcattttacataaaaaaacttcaaatattgatcattttgcatttttggagtcatatatcTTCTgtcagatcagcattgtaggcgtcataaccctggaacatgcgttgtaaacctggaaataatttctgattaatataattgaaaagcattgtaacctcggaacgtcgtaagccaaacccgtcgtaaggcggggactgcctgtacttgtaaGTTAGGTAATGTGCAACAATTGTTACTGAACTGTTCATGGTTTTAAAGTTTATTGAAATTCAcagactaatatttcttttgtttcacaGGTTATTACAAGCAACATCAAGAGGATAGCAGAATTTCTTaacagttttgatatgtcatgcAGGTCTAAGCTTAGTCAGCTGAATGAAAAGCTAACGACACTTGAACGGAGAATTGAGTATCTTGAAGCAAGAGTTACGAAAGGTGAAACACTAAACTGAAAGAtgctttttatgttattttttcattcatgctTTCTTTCATGTATATTACCATATCCTTTACTCAGTGTACGTGGAATGTTCATTCCTTGAAgtagctcatttttttttttttttttttttttttatgaccatAAAAGATAAAGCTTATGAGTGAAATCAGGAGTCATGATATATTGTAGTATAATTAATTAGTATTTTtggcaaaataatgaaaattatgaactATAGAGTAGTAACTTATATCA
This window of the Macrobrachium nipponense isolate FS-2020 chromosome 5, ASM1510439v2, whole genome shotgun sequence genome carries:
- the LOC135215491 gene encoding probable protein BRICK1-B, producing the protein MSARNQVITQQISKDWVNREYIEVITSNIKRIAEFLNSFDMSCRSKLSQLNEKLTTLERRIEYLEARVTKGETLN